A window of the Dermatophagoides farinae isolate YC_2012a chromosome 2, ASM2471394v1, whole genome shotgun sequence genome harbors these coding sequences:
- the LOC124496256 gene encoding solute carrier family 35 member G1, protein MSDDSLTKKHVTDITTIATIQNHHLNNHNHHHNVHSITVEDDKKLVSKFKKPPIFGSAFGITCAMVSVLCFSFCSVIAKLLNSSYQIPGIQVLVLRSFIQIALCSIILFYQRSLPGYTDMRTNLYIFGCSIIGTIAVCCLFTAFNKIPIGDATTIYLTSPVFVAIFSFIFLHEPFRWLQSITIFITIIGVGFIAKPVFIFGTQQQQQTDQHYAQEILGQILSFISAISSSLALIFLRKLKSTSPIIILLWFAIAITIIGSIILVHLRLYRSLDWHDSWCIVLLVLIGLLSMVEQYFLTLSLQYEDASTISVTRSFNIVLAFLWEVIIFQETITWTSIVGAILVSCCIIAIALNKRSYQQQTKN, encoded by the exons ATGTCTGATGATTCATTGACAAAGAAACACGTGACAGATATAACGACTATTGCTACaatacaaaatcatcatttgaataaccataatcatcatcataatgttcATTCCATTACAGTCGAAGATGATAAAAAACTTgtatcaaaatttaaaaaaccaCCCATATTTGGTTCAGCATTCGGAATCACTTGTGCAATGGTTTCGgttctttgtttttcattttgttcggTGATTGccaaattattaaattcatcatatcaGATTCCAGGTATTCAAGTTCTAGTCTTAAG ATCGTTCATTCAGATTGCCTTATGTTCCATTATTCTGTTTTATCAACGTTCATTGCCCGGATATACGGATATGCGAACAAATCTGTACATATTTGGTTGTTCAATAATAGGCACTATTGCTGTGTGTTGTCTGTTTACCGcattcaacaaaattccTATTGGTGATGCTACCACAATCTATTTAACATCACCAGTTTTTGTTGCTATTTTTTCCTTCATATTTCTTCATGAACCATTTCGGTGGTTACAATCGATCACTATatttatcaccattattggTGTAGGATTCATTGCAAAACCAGTGTTCATTTTCGggacacaacaacaacaacaaacggaTCAACATTATGCACAGGAAATTTTGGGACAAATTCTATCTTTTATTTCAGctatttcatcatcgttggcattgatttttctacgaaaattaaaatctaCATCGCCCATTATAATATTGCTCTGGTTTGCAATTGCGATCACAATTATTGGTTCAATAATCCTTGTTCATTTACGTCTGTATCGATCATTGGATTGGCATGATTCATGGTGTATTGTACTATTGGTTTTGATAGGCTTGTTGAGTATGGTAGAACAGTATTTTcttacattatcattacaataTGAAGATGCAAGCACAATTTCTGTGACTCGTTCATTCAACATTGTATTGGCCTTTCTTTGGGAGGTGATTATTTTCCAAGAAACAATTACATGGACATCAATAGTAGGTGCTATACTTGTATCCTGTTGTATTATTGCCATTGCTTTGAACAAACGTAGTTATCaacaacagacaaaaaattga
- the LOC124496276 gene encoding uncharacterized protein LOC124496276 yields the protein MATMVQMANNLLLFLIVFSWSLSIINTQEITTAASEESETIWSSCNEEFKYPMAAKDVKVYVNQCPPVNGNETRCKLTKGIDAVLKIQFRTIAKVPSIERIMVARVPVAGNMVEMPYGPSMSPCENSSTIADDGSECVDNGVVPDKYYTFTSLFKVLKSFPTVQNISTRIIVRQKLDDHKKIRLYKKHPGPMLFCVLVPNIEVVEQTIAID from the exons atgGCCACTATGGTTCAAATGGCgaacaatttattattatttttaatcgTATTTTCTTGGTctttatcaattatcaatacCCAAGAAATTACTACTGCTGCATCTGAAGAAAGTGAAACTATTTGGTCATCATGTAATGAAGAATTCAAATATCCAATGGCAGCTAAAGATGTCAAAGTTTATGTTAATCAATGTCCACCAGTGAACGGTAACGAAACTCGTTGTAAACTAACTAAAGGAATTGATGCtgtattgaaaattcaattta gaaCAATCGCTAAGGTACCATCAATTGAACGGATAATGGTTGCACGTGTTCCAGTGGCAGGAAACATGGTTGAAATGCCATATGGACCATCGATGAGTCCATgtgaaaattcatcaaccaTCGCCGATGATGGTAGCGAATGTGTCGATAATGGTGTTGTGCCTGACAAATATTATACATTCACATCTTTATTTAAAGTGTTGAAAAGTTTTCCTAct gttCAAAATATCTCCACTCGAATCATTGTACGACAGAAATTGGATGACCATAAAAAAATACGTCTATATAAAAAACATCCTGGACCAATGTTGTTCTGTGTTTTGGTACCAAATATTGAAGTAGTTGAACAAACAATTGCAAtcgattag
- the LOC124496286 gene encoding uncharacterized protein LOC124496286 translates to MDQTMFLILIDESLSMRMKRQDVVDGINRYLDVQREINPDSRLILIKFNNHVTVMHKAININLVQPLRMCDYNPSGRTGLFDAVKCAIELADELRNDHERIVCIMMTDGEDNASQQNQSCKAIQKLVRKYETKNDWSFTYLGKSSEYWSRQKPVSKISYKARRPCYSTMANTSAVAQRRLRSSQLQSLVPS, encoded by the exons ATGGATCAAACAATGTTTTTGATCCTGATCGATGAATCTTTAAGTATGCGGATGAAACGACAGGATGTTGTCGACGGTATTAATCGTTATCTTGATGTTCAACGGGAAATCAATCCGGATAGCCGActaatattgatcaaatttaacAATCATGTCACAGTAATGCATAAAG CTATCAATATCAATCTGGTACAGCCATTACGAATGTGTGATTATAATCCATCGGGCCGTACAGGATTATTTGATGCCGTCAAATGTGCCATTGAATTAGCCGATGAATTACGAAATGATCATGAAAGAATTGTATGCATAATGATGACCGATGGTGAAGATAATGCTTCACAACAGAATCAATCATGTAAAGCAATACAAAAATTAGTGagaaaatatgaaacaaaaaatgattggtCATTCACTTATCTGGGAAAATCGAGCGAATACTGGAGTCGACAAAAGCCAGTATCTAAAATTAGCTATAAAGCTAGACGACCTTGTTATTCAACGATGGCCAATACATCGGCTGTGGCTCAACGACGATTACGTTCATCacaattacaatcattaGTACcgagttaa